The following proteins are co-located in the Cetobacterium ceti genome:
- a CDS encoding TrmH family RNA methyltransferase, with amino-acid sequence MEIIRSKDNETFKFLKKLKTKKYRDSENLFLAEGVKFLDFNIEPQMILINEEIDIDVKLEERLAKFNCRKILLDYKLFSQITSQENSQGVIIVYKSRLNLECELDDNIVVLNKISDPGNMGTIIRVADAAGFKDIIVTKGSVDCYNEKTVRSSMGSILSMNIHYIDEKDLLTYLKKKNYKLIATALEKDSIPYTSMKLENKNAIIFGNEGNGIEKEIIEACEEKIIIPIYGSAESLNVAMASGIVLYEVRNKLNK; translated from the coding sequence ATGGAAATAATTAGAAGTAAGGATAATGAAACTTTTAAGTTTCTTAAAAAATTAAAAACAAAAAAATATAGAGATAGTGAAAATCTTTTTTTAGCAGAGGGCGTAAAATTTTTAGATTTTAATATAGAGCCTCAAATGATTTTAATAAATGAGGAAATAGATATAGATGTTAAGTTAGAGGAGAGATTAGCAAAATTCAATTGTAGAAAAATACTTTTAGATTATAAACTTTTTTCTCAAATAACATCTCAAGAAAATTCCCAAGGAGTTATTATCGTTTATAAAAGCAGATTAAATTTAGAGTGTGAATTAGATGACAATATAGTTGTTTTAAATAAAATATCTGATCCTGGAAATATGGGAACTATAATAAGAGTTGCAGATGCAGCAGGATTTAAAGATATTATTGTTACTAAAGGTAGCGTAGATTGTTATAATGAAAAAACAGTTAGAAGTAGTATGGGATCTATTTTATCTATGAATATTCATTATATAGATGAAAAAGACCTATTAACTTATTTAAAGAAAAAAAATTATAAATTAATTGCCACAGCTTTAGAAAAAGATTCTATTCCATATACATCTATGAAACTTGAAAATAAAAATGCTATTATTTTTGGAAACGAGGGAAATGGAATTGAAAAGGAAATTATTGAAGCTTGTGAAGAAAAAATAATTATTCCAATATACGGAAGTGCTGAGTCTTTAAATGTGGCAATGGCAAG
- a CDS encoding AarF/UbiB family protein, with product MFSLKFLRLIQILDSNRVPSISHIQELDYFGTKALEYYTSRIDIVKTPIIYRLLKIYNERTFKDDMHFLDILQGNNKEKHPLIFNLEYFDSTPFETLETFNIYRGNLKIFEDVAIKISRKNSKNLKKQIHSLEKLTTFSHFLPNGHMSENLKDVVKYCKNSMELEYDLNNHHCAMNYLKKMNEAYLPKYPVLKFLKFSKEFNYLSEKNVYVSKFIDNGRPLNIALAKEKLTMENISNLIYIRLIHLLDIGIFPKNNSNRDIIVDDDGYFYFRNFYSLCKLHKKNKKILNQFIKTLLNEDFSLALNYILLLSINSKQIHEDIAFKEEGLKYLEENFSSNKNINIIKIILNLFKIADAHKFKFSSDIFDFFKELIFIKLIILNCRYKIELFTILKDFINNLNS from the coding sequence ATGTTTTCCTTAAAGTTTCTTAGATTAATTCAAATACTAGATTCTAATAGGGTACCAAGCATAAGTCACATACAGGAATTAGATTACTTTGGAACAAAAGCCTTAGAATATTACACGTCAAGAATAGACATTGTAAAAACACCGATTATATATCGACTTCTTAAAATATATAATGAAAGAACTTTTAAAGATGATATGCACTTTTTAGATATTTTACAGGGAAATAACAAGGAAAAACATCCCTTGATTTTTAATTTAGAATATTTTGATAGCACTCCATTTGAAACTCTTGAAACCTTTAATATATATAGAGGAAATTTAAAAATTTTTGAAGATGTAGCAATTAAAATTTCTAGAAAAAATTCTAAAAATTTAAAAAAACAAATCCATTCTCTGGAAAAATTAACGACTTTTTCACATTTTTTACCCAATGGCCACATGTCAGAGAATCTAAAAGATGTTGTTAAATATTGTAAAAACTCCATGGAATTAGAATATGATTTAAATAATCATCACTGTGCTATGAATTACTTAAAAAAAATGAATGAAGCATATTTACCAAAATATCCTGTATTAAAATTTTTAAAATTTTCAAAAGAATTTAATTATCTTTCTGAAAAAAATGTCTATGTGTCTAAGTTTATAGATAATGGTAGACCTCTTAATATAGCCCTAGCCAAAGAAAAGTTAACTATGGAAAATATTAGTAATTTAATTTATATACGATTAATTCATCTTTTAGATATTGGAATTTTTCCTAAAAATAATTCTAATAGAGATATTATTGTAGATGATGATGGGTATTTTTATTTTAGAAATTTTTATTCCCTATGTAAACTTCACAAAAAAAATAAAAAGATTTTAAATCAATTTATAAAAACTTTATTAAATGAGGATTTTTCCTTGGCACTAAATTATATTTTACTTCTTTCAATAAATTCAAAGCAAATACATGAGGATATTGCTTTTAAAGAGGAGGGATTAAAGTATTTAGAGGAAAACTTCAGTAGTAATAAAAATATAAATATTATAAAAATAATTTTAAATTTATTTAAAATTGCAGATGCTCATAAATTTAAATTCTCTTCAGATATTTTTGATTTCTTTAAGGAACTTATTTTTATAAAGTTAATTATTTTAAACTGTAGATATAAAATAGAACTATTTACCATTTTAAAAGATTTTATTAACAATCTTAATTCTTGA
- a CDS encoding extracellular solute-binding protein — protein sequence MKKIILLLSMIFMLAACGGKGDKEKANNVLYVYEWADYIPKQIFEKFEKETGIKVVEDIYSSNEEMFAKLKAGGKGYDLVIPSTDYAEIMMNEGMLEKIDKNQIPNFKNIDPIVLDKLHYFDKDNDYAVPYVMGATVIAVNKKYVKDYPRDYTIFERKDLAGRMTLLDDMREVMTSALGTLGYPQNTTSEKEIAQAADLVKQWKKNIAKFDSESYGKGFANGDFWVVQGYAENIYVELDPDQKKDTDFIIPEKGGTSYIDSFVLLKDSKNKEAAYKFLNFINEPENYALICDHLGLPSINVPARKLVTKKPMYTIEDLKNTQTLRDIKSTLDLQNKYWQQILVD from the coding sequence ATGAAAAAAATTATACTTTTGCTTTCAATGATTTTCATGTTAGCTGCCTGTGGTGGTAAAGGTGATAAGGAGAAGGCAAATAATGTTCTTTATGTTTACGAGTGGGCGGATTATATTCCAAAACAAATTTTTGAAAAATTTGAAAAGGAAACTGGTATTAAAGTAGTAGAGGACATCTATTCATCTAATGAGGAAATGTTTGCAAAACTAAAAGCTGGTGGTAAAGGTTATGACTTAGTTATTCCTTCAACGGACTATGCTGAAATAATGATGAACGAAGGTATGTTAGAAAAAATTGATAAAAATCAAATTCCTAACTTTAAAAATATAGACCCAATAGTTCTTGATAAATTACATTATTTTGATAAAGACAATGACTATGCAGTACCATACGTAATGGGAGCCACTGTTATAGCTGTAAATAAAAAATATGTTAAGGATTACCCAAGAGATTATACAATCTTTGAAAGAAAGGACTTAGCTGGAAGAATGACTCTTTTAGATGATATGAGAGAGGTTATGACATCAGCCCTAGGAACTTTAGGATATCCACAAAATACTACAAGTGAAAAGGAAATTGCCCAAGCAGCAGATTTAGTTAAGCAATGGAAGAAAAATATTGCTAAATTTGATTCTGAATCATATGGTAAGGGATTTGCCAATGGAGATTTCTGGGTTGTTCAAGGATATGCTGAGAATATATATGTAGAATTAGATCCTGATCAGAAAAAGGATACAGACTTTATAATTCCTGAGAAAGGTGGAACTTCTTATATAGATTCCTTTGTACTTTTAAAAGATTCTAAAAATAAAGAAGCTGCATATAAGTTCTTAAACTTTATAAACGAACCTGAAAACTATGCTTTAATCTGTGATCATTTAGGATTACCATCTATAAATGTTCCAGCTAGAAAATTAGTTACAAAGAAACCTATGTACACAATTGAAGATTTAAAAAATACTCAAACACTTAGAGATATTAAATCTACTTTAGATTTACAAAATAAATACTGGCAACAGATTTTAGTTGACTAG
- a CDS encoding calcium/sodium antiporter — protein sequence MMSIVFMILGIVALVYGANFLVDGASAIAKKFNIPNIVIGLTIVAFGTSAPELVVNTIASVKGYSAITMGNVIGSNLINTLIILGVTAAIYPLSVSKTTTFIEVPLSFIAGFIVLIMANDYYFDGVNSIIGRGDGIILLIFFLMFLGYNFYLTLKAKEEDELEIKNYSMGIAIGAFIGGLILLIVGGKFIVDSAVDIATGLGVSERVISLTIVALGTSLPELATSVVAAMKKNSDLAIGNCVGSNIFNIFFILGISAVIRPINIGAGENLELIFNVLAGVLLFVFILRRRKLVRWQGIAMIVFYGIYLFDLLRK from the coding sequence ATGATGTCCATTGTTTTTATGATTTTGGGAATTGTGGCTCTGGTATATGGAGCTAATTTCCTAGTGGATGGCGCTTCAGCCATAGCTAAAAAATTTAATATACCAAATATAGTAATAGGTCTTACAATAGTTGCCTTTGGAACTTCAGCTCCAGAACTTGTGGTAAATACCATAGCTTCTGTAAAGGGATACTCAGCAATAACTATGGGGAATGTTATAGGTAGTAATCTTATTAACACACTTATAATTTTAGGTGTAACTGCTGCTATATATCCCCTTAGTGTAAGTAAAACAACAACATTTATAGAGGTTCCCCTATCGTTTATAGCGGGGTTTATAGTTCTTATAATGGCCAATGATTATTACTTTGATGGAGTTAACTCTATTATAGGTAGAGGAGATGGAATTATTCTTCTAATTTTCTTTTTAATGTTTTTAGGATATAATTTCTATCTAACTTTAAAGGCTAAGGAAGAGGATGAACTAGAGATAAAAAATTATTCCATGGGAATTGCCATAGGAGCCTTTATAGGTGGCCTTATTTTATTAATAGTTGGAGGAAAATTTATAGTTGATTCAGCAGTTGATATAGCTACTGGATTAGGGGTTTCTGAAAGAGTTATCTCCCTTACAATAGTAGCACTGGGAACTTCCCTTCCTGAACTGGCAACTTCAGTTGTGGCAGCTATGAAGAAAAATTCAGACTTAGCAATAGGAAACTGTGTGGGATCAAATATATTTAATATTTTCTTTATATTGGGAATTTCTGCTGTAATTAGACCAATAAATATTGGAGCAGGAGAAAACTTAGAGTTAATATTTAATGTTTTAGCTGGAGTTTTACTATTTGTATTTATACTAAGACGTAGAAAACTAGTGAGATGGCAAGGAATTGCTATGATAGTATTTTATGGAATATATCTATTTGATTTATTAAGAAAATAG
- the dnaN gene encoding DNA polymerase III subunit beta, giving the protein MIFSINRINLVEILSEFTNILKDNPIRPVLSGLKIEAIDDKIIFTGTNMETNFIREVRGEVNENGVVVFKPQLVFEYVKLLDNETIIFSLQNETLLIHQAEFTILDADIYPMIPKLTFDKIIDIKGRDLVKSFEKVKFSSAISNENLAINCIRTIFSSEGIEFISTDSYRLTYLKEDYPCSLEKELSIPIETIIILCKLMKDLDDIVTIGHNGSTLVFLWKDIYFSTKLIEMPFPNVKAIIAGANFTKMMEFSTKELKSALKKVMTVARTSIETKNGALFEFKNNNLIMSAFSGKAKITQKVNMIKTGEDLRCSLNTKYLYDFIENIEKNTVIKGNAASAMFEVSEFENPSYKYILMPLALRD; this is encoded by the coding sequence ATGATTTTTTCCATTAATAGAATTAATTTAGTTGAAATTCTCTCGGAATTTACTAATATTCTTAAGGACAACCCCATAAGGCCAGTCCTGTCGGGACTTAAGATTGAAGCTATAGATGACAAAATAATATTCACAGGAACAAATATGGAAACAAACTTTATAAGAGAAGTAAGAGGAGAGGTTAATGAAAATGGTGTTGTAGTTTTTAAACCACAACTTGTATTTGAGTATGTTAAATTACTTGATAATGAAACTATTATATTTTCCCTTCAAAATGAAACTCTTCTAATACACCAAGCTGAATTTACAATTTTAGATGCTGATATTTATCCAATGATTCCCAAATTAACTTTTGATAAAATTATAGATATAAAAGGAAGAGACCTTGTAAAATCATTTGAAAAGGTTAAATTTTCTTCGGCTATTTCCAATGAAAATTTAGCTATTAACTGTATTAGAACTATTTTTTCAAGTGAAGGAATAGAGTTTATCTCTACTGATTCCTATAGACTTACATATTTAAAGGAAGATTATCCTTGTTCCTTAGAAAAAGAATTATCAATTCCTATAGAAACTATAATTATCCTATGTAAGTTAATGAAGGATTTAGATGACATAGTTACCATAGGACACAATGGAAGTACTCTTGTATTCCTTTGGAAAGATATTTATTTTTCAACAAAGTTAATCGAGATGCCTTTTCCCAATGTAAAAGCCATAATAGCAGGAGCTAATTTTACAAAAATGATGGAATTTAGCACTAAGGAACTTAAAAGTGCTCTTAAAAAGGTAATGACAGTTGCAAGAACATCTATTGAAACTAAAAATGGAGCTTTATTTGAATTTAAAAATAATAATTTAATAATGAGTGCCTTTTCTGGTAAGGCTAAAATAACTCAAAAGGTTAATATGATAAAAACTGGTGAGGACTTAAGATGTTCTCTAAATACTAAATATTTATATGATTTTATTGAAAATATAGAAAAGAATACAGTTATTAAAGGGAATGCTGCTTCGGCTATGTTTGAAGTTTCTGAATTTGAGAACCCTTCATACAAATATATATTAATGCCACTAGCCCTAAGAGATTAA
- a CDS encoding magnesium transporter CorA family protein, with product MIKIYKSHNDILEKKPFVIGENLEIQKLKEKNTWIHLLNPTEEEIKVITNAFEIPDEHVRAALDDEEKARLEIDDGMILVIIDVPMHSTENRCSFTTMPLGIILLNDNIITVSTTKFPLIEEFINGKIKSFYTYKKIRFILQLLFRNSTYFLYYLKQIGRISDSVEKHLKESMRNEELMLLLELEKSLVYFTTSLKSNEAVLERMMRTEIVKKYPDDLELLEDVIIETKQAIEMANIYYSILGGTRDAFSSVISNNMNEVMKKLTSITIVFAIPTIVSGLWGMNVAGIPFAHNPYGFLIVLIMAILFGILLAWILFRKEMF from the coding sequence ATGATAAAAATTTATAAAAGCCACAATGACATATTAGAAAAAAAGCCCTTTGTAATAGGAGAAAATCTAGAGATTCAGAAACTGAAGGAGAAGAATACTTGGATTCACTTATTAAATCCCACTGAGGAAGAGATAAAAGTTATTACAAATGCCTTTGAGATTCCTGACGAACACGTTAGGGCAGCCTTAGACGATGAGGAAAAAGCCCGTTTAGAAATAGATGATGGCATGATATTAGTAATTATAGATGTTCCTATGCATAGTACTGAAAATAGATGTTCATTTACAACTATGCCACTAGGTATTATTTTACTAAATGATAATATTATTACTGTTTCAACAACTAAGTTCCCTCTTATTGAGGAATTTATAAACGGTAAAATTAAATCTTTTTATACTTATAAGAAAATAAGATTTATATTACAGCTTCTATTCCGTAATTCAACTTACTTCCTATATTACCTAAAACAAATTGGTAGAATAAGTGATAGTGTTGAAAAACACCTAAAGGAATCTATGAGAAATGAGGAGCTTATGTTGCTTCTAGAATTAGAGAAAAGTTTGGTTTATTTTACCACTTCATTGAAATCAAATGAAGCAGTTCTTGAAAGAATGATGAGAACTGAAATTGTGAAAAAATATCCCGATGACTTAGAACTTCTAGAAGACGTTATTATCGAAACCAAACAGGCTATAGAGATGGCAAATATTTATTATAGTATCCTTGGTGGTACTAGAGATGCCTTTTCCTCTGTAATCTCAAACAATATGAATGAAGTAATGAAAAAACTTACTTCAATTACTATAGTTTTCGCCATTCCAACAATTGTTTCAGGATTGTGGGGAATGAACGTGGCTGGTATTCCATTTGCTCATAATCCCTACGGATTTTTAATCGTGCTTATAATGGCCATTCTATTTGGGATATTACTTGCATGGATTTTATTTAGAAAAGAGATGTTTTGA
- the yjeM gene encoding glutamate/gamma-aminobutyrate family transporter YjeM, which produces MSSKVHDTKKLTLVALILMIFTSVFGFNNIPRSFYLMGYSAIPWYILSGVLFFIPYAFMMAEYGAAFKNETGGIYSWMEKSVGPKYAFITTFMWYASYIIWMVNMSSGIWVIVSTAIFGSDLTSKLSLFGLNSTQTMGILGILLMVVFTFVASKGLNKITKVTSLGGIAVTLLNLVLLVGALLVFVLNGFHLAQPIESVSKGFFSSPNPDYLTTISTISFMVFAIFAYGGIEVVGGLVDQTENPEKTFPKGVTIAAIVITVGYAIGIFLVGMFTNWDFIVAKGNVNIANFSYVTMENLGYQLGLAFGATTKTAVLIGKIMSRYMGVSMVLCLSGAFFTLLYSPLKQLIEGTPTEMWPKKLTILDEDGMPKNAMWLQCAIVVVFIFAVSFGGEGAAKFFMKLTLMTNVAMTIPYLLIAYAFPHFKRKDEIEKPFVVYKSQGAIKVATFFTVLMVGFANIATIVEPATRGHISDTMWMIAGPVVFSLLALGIYDRYEKKHLKKLKEHLV; this is translated from the coding sequence ATGAGTTCAAAAGTACATGATACGAAAAAGTTGACTCTAGTAGCCCTGATACTTATGATATTTACATCGGTATTTGGGTTTAATAATATTCCAAGATCTTTTTATCTAATGGGATATTCTGCGATCCCTTGGTATATTTTATCAGGTGTTTTATTTTTCATTCCATATGCCTTTATGATGGCTGAATATGGAGCCGCTTTTAAAAATGAAACTGGTGGAATCTACTCTTGGATGGAAAAGTCAGTGGGGCCTAAATATGCCTTTATCACAACTTTTATGTGGTATGCTTCATATATAATCTGGATGGTTAATATGAGTTCTGGTATTTGGGTTATAGTTTCTACAGCTATTTTTGGAAGTGATTTAACTTCTAAACTTTCACTATTTGGATTAAATTCTACACAAACTATGGGGATACTTGGAATTTTATTAATGGTGGTATTTACCTTTGTAGCAAGTAAAGGTTTAAATAAAATTACTAAGGTTACATCTCTTGGTGGTATTGCAGTAACTCTTTTAAATTTAGTTTTATTAGTTGGGGCACTTTTAGTTTTTGTTTTAAATGGTTTCCATTTAGCTCAACCTATAGAAAGTGTTTCAAAGGGATTTTTCTCATCTCCTAACCCAGATTACTTAACAACAATTTCTACAATTTCATTTATGGTTTTTGCCATATTTGCCTATGGAGGAATTGAAGTTGTAGGTGGTCTTGTGGATCAAACTGAGAATCCAGAGAAAACTTTCCCTAAGGGTGTTACAATTGCAGCTATTGTTATAACTGTAGGTTATGCAATAGGTATTTTCCTTGTTGGAATGTTTACTAACTGGGACTTTATAGTTGCTAAGGGAAATGTTAACATTGCTAACTTCTCCTATGTAACAATGGAAAATTTAGGTTACCAACTTGGTCTTGCATTTGGAGCCACTACTAAAACAGCAGTTTTAATTGGTAAAATAATGTCAAGATATATGGGTGTATCAATGGTATTATGTTTAAGTGGAGCTTTCTTCACTTTATTATACTCTCCATTAAAACAGTTAATAGAGGGAACTCCTACAGAAATGTGGCCTAAAAAATTAACTATTTTAGATGAGGATGGAATGCCTAAAAATGCCATGTGGTTACAATGCGCAATTGTAGTTGTGTTTATATTCGCAGTGTCATTTGGAGGAGAGGGTGCAGCTAAGTTCTTTATGAAGCTTACTCTTATGACTAACGTTGCCATGACAATTCCTTATTTATTAATAGCTTACGCTTTCCCTCACTTTAAAAGAAAAGATGAGATTGAAAAGCCATTTGTTGTTTATAAAAGTCAAGGAGCAATAAAAGTTGCAACATTTTTCACTGTATTAATGGTTGGATTTGCTAATATTGCAACTATAGTTGAACCTGCTACTAGGGGCCATATTTCAGATACAATGTGGATGATAGCAGGTCCTGTGGTATTCTCACTTCTTGCCCTAGGAATCTATGACAGATATGAGAAAAAACATTTAAAGAAATTAAAAGAGCACCTAGTTTAA
- a CDS encoding exodeoxyribonuclease III: MKLTSWNVNGLRAIVGKNFLDYFKESNSDIFCLQETKLQEGQIDLNPEGYYSYWNYAVKKGYSGTAVFTKIKPISVTYGLNIEEHDQEGRVITLEFDDFYLVNVYTPNSQTELARLDYRMTWDDAFRNHLVELKNKKGVVVCGDLNVAHKEIDLKNPKTNKKNAGFTQEERDKFSELLNAGFIDTFRYFHPDTIEVYSWWSYRFSARSKNAGWRIDYFLASENMKDRLLEANIKTDILGSDHCPVELILK; this comes from the coding sequence ATTAAGTTAACTTCATGGAATGTAAATGGACTTCGTGCCATAGTAGGAAAGAATTTTTTAGATTACTTTAAGGAATCTAATAGCGATATATTTTGTTTACAAGAAACAAAATTACAAGAGGGACAGATAGATTTAAATCCCGAAGGATATTATTCCTATTGGAACTATGCTGTGAAAAAGGGATATTCAGGAACCGCTGTATTTACAAAAATTAAACCTATTTCTGTTACCTATGGTTTAAATATAGAGGAACATGACCAAGAGGGAAGAGTAATAACTCTTGAATTTGATGATTTTTATTTAGTAAATGTCTATACACCAAATTCTCAAACAGAACTTGCTAGATTAGACTATAGAATGACATGGGATGATGCCTTTAGAAATCATTTAGTAGAATTAAAGAATAAAAAGGGTGTTGTAGTTTGTGGAGATTTAAATGTTGCCCATAAGGAAATAGATTTAAAAAATCCTAAAACAAATAAGAAAAATGCTGGATTTACTCAAGAGGAGAGGGATAAATTTAGTGAACTTTTAAATGCTGGGTTCATTGATACATTCCGTTATTTCCATCCAGATACAATAGAGGTTTATTCTTGGTGGTCCTATAGATTTAGTGCAAGAAGCAAAAATGCTGGGTGGAGAATAGATTACTTCTTAGCTTCAGAAAACATGAAAGATAGATTACTTGAGGCAAATATTAAAACTGATATTTTAGGTTCTGACCATTGCCCTGTAGAGTTGATTTTAAAATGA
- a CDS encoding thioredoxin family protein: MLSRLESFSKKFENSIFVSVDVLKNPEVSGEFLVFSTPVLLLFYKGREVLKQVRFFSGKEIKVTLDRLNEIDN, encoded by the coding sequence ATGCTTTCTAGGTTAGAAAGTTTTTCAAAAAAATTTGAAAACTCCATATTTGTTTCTGTGGATGTTTTAAAAAATCCAGAAGTTTCTGGAGAATTTTTAGTTTTTTCCACACCAGTTTTACTTTTATTTTATAAGGGAAGGGAAGTATTAAAGCAAGTACGTTTCTTTTCAGGGAAAGAGATAAAAGTTACTTTAGATAGATTAAATGAAATTGATAATTAA
- a CDS encoding sialidase family protein, producing the protein MKKIILLGTFCALSSLALGRNGDGYNSAQTIFENKTVTSTNGFRIPAITTTSQGTIIAVSDIRYGGTSGNTDMPAKVEFMIKTSNDGGKTWSEGTILGHPDFANGLGITDANIVHNPDTGSTFLFGYQNDKFINQSGGDFDWFVYSSDDGGHTWDKGQSIKDLLPSGYEYALQGPGNGMYYKGTLYVPYQAWDNSNGVDCTSGFLFSKDNGKTWESSELLDNISLDRTSESSVFFHKGKICLAVKNEDKKDGEKGRIVYTTSDNGKTWEKLEENFIPDEAAKCETSTLSLSEDVYLVGFAEQGKKPWDRNNIYVTTNTGKKIKIWEGDTYGYTSMAQDLDNLYVLFEAESTVGDVLLRKFDIAAKEYANLNGQILEKGQNLFKIQNKLFTKESYITGAYGTHESSDVESIILHNNIKFGAFHRKTEENSKDIYRTVEYKMEETSLVLSQDNVITNNDNIFAGYQYTKIKYANGSKNDMNSFILGYSLNHSLENELLYTMNLNGIYNNNKLKRNKLEGLGKTADFYSFSIGLNNAFTKSIISEDTLSSDLTLGLETTLFGHEDIKEKNGNEFNDAEVKKSTNISNKLHGKFNIDKGIVLNKGIKLSFGSAIKYEKELMNVDSWKDKFTVLDVEKEFARPVRKNKYGVTTGEISGTIAFGEKFYGTLILSTDTLGETTTKGKITYKF; encoded by the coding sequence ATGAAAAAAATTATTTTGTTAGGAACATTTTGTGCATTATCATCTTTAGCATTAGGTAGAAATGGAGATGGATATAATTCTGCTCAAACAATTTTTGAAAACAAAACAGTTACTTCTACAAATGGATTTAGAATTCCTGCTATTACAACAACTAGCCAAGGAACAATAATTGCGGTATCTGATATTAGATATGGAGGAACATCTGGAAATACAGATATGCCAGCAAAGGTTGAATTTATGATTAAAACATCAAATGACGGAGGAAAAACTTGGAGTGAAGGAACTATTTTAGGACATCCTGATTTTGCAAATGGGTTAGGGATCACAGATGCTAATATAGTTCATAATCCAGATACTGGTTCAACATTTTTATTTGGATATCAAAATGATAAATTTATAAATCAATCTGGAGGAGATTTTGATTGGTTTGTTTATTCATCTGATGATGGTGGACATACTTGGGATAAAGGACAAAGTATAAAGGATTTATTACCTTCTGGTTATGAATATGCTTTACAAGGACCTGGAAATGGAATGTATTATAAAGGCACTTTATATGTTCCATATCAAGCTTGGGATAATTCTAATGGTGTTGACTGTACATCAGGATTCCTTTTCAGTAAAGATAATGGAAAAACTTGGGAATCTTCAGAATTACTTGATAATATTTCTCTAGATAGAACAAGTGAAAGTAGTGTTTTCTTTCATAAGGGAAAAATCTGTCTTGCAGTGAAAAATGAAGATAAAAAAGATGGAGAAAAGGGAAGAATTGTATATACAACATCAGATAATGGAAAAACTTGGGAGAAATTAGAAGAGAATTTTATCCCAGATGAGGCTGCAAAATGTGAAACTAGTACATTATCCCTAAGTGAAGATGTTTATTTAGTTGGATTTGCTGAACAAGGGAAAAAACCTTGGGATAGAAATAATATTTATGTTACAACAAATACAGGAAAGAAAATAAAAATCTGGGAAGGAGATACCTATGGATATACTTCCATGGCCCAAGATTTAGATAATTTATATGTTTTATTTGAAGCAGAAAGTACAGTAGGAGATGTTTTATTAAGAAAATTTGATATTGCTGCAAAGGAATATGCAAATTTAAATGGACAAATTTTAGAAAAAGGACAAAATCTATTTAAAATACAAAATAAATTATTTACTAAGGAATCATATATAACAGGAGCTTATGGAACTCATGAGTCTTCAGATGTAGAATCTATAATTCTTCATAATAATATAAAATTTGGAGCGTTCCATAGAAAAACTGAAGAAAATAGTAAAGATATTTATAGAACTGTAGAATATAAAATGGAAGAAACTAGTTTAGTTCTTTCTCAAGATAATGTAATAACTAATAATGATAATATATTCGCAGGATACCAATATACAAAAATAAAATATGCAAATGGAAGTAAAAATGATATGAACTCATTTATATTGGGATATTCTTTAAATCATTCCTTAGAAAATGAACTTTTATATACTATGAATTTAAATGGAATTTACAATAATAATAAATTAAAAAGAAATAAATTAGAAGGGCTTGGAAAGACTGCAGATTTTTATTCTTTTAGTATTGGATTAAATAATGCATTTACAAAATCTATTATATCAGAAGATACTTTAAGTAGTGATTTAACTTTAGGACTTGAAACTACTTTATTTGGTCATGAAGATATTAAAGAAAAAAATGGAAATGAATTTAATGATGCTGAAGTTAAAAAAAGTACAAACATATCTAATAAACTTCATGGTAAATTTAATATAGATAAGGGCATTGTTTTAAATAAAGGGATTAAATTATCCTTTGGAAGTGCTATAAAATATGAAAAAGAATTAATGAATGTTGATTCTTGGAAAGATAAGTTTACTGTGTTAGATGTTGAAAAAGAATTTGCAAGACCTGTTAGAAAAAATAAATATGGAGTTACAACTGGAGAAATTTCTGGAACAATTGCTTTTGGTGAAAAATTCTATGGAACATTAATTCTTTCTACAGATACCCTAGGAGAGACTACTACAAAAGGAAAAATAACTTATAAATTTTAA